In the genome of Polaribacter atrinae, one region contains:
- a CDS encoding DUF4271 domain-containing protein encodes MQAVERVIVDNSWITILLVCLLACIFLLRGLSTVRLKGSVSSLLNKSFVESEIEENSSFFNPFKNVVFVFSITILSLLSYKIYLHYNSSSEQGFYTFLKILGVVFSYLTIKRLLEFLLSVIFKIDKKLDFFLVSKSIYLYSVSFFLLIAIVLVEYSQLNTLFLVYFSALLFSVRFIFHAVINKKLIFSELFYFILYLCAFEIAPLFILFRLLF; translated from the coding sequence GTGCAAGCAGTAGAAAGAGTAATAGTTGATAACAGTTGGATTACCATATTATTGGTGTGCCTTCTTGCCTGTATTTTTCTATTAAGAGGGTTAAGTACTGTAAGGTTAAAAGGTAGTGTGTCTTCTTTATTAAATAAAAGTTTTGTTGAGTCTGAAATTGAGGAGAATAGCTCTTTTTTTAATCCTTTTAAAAACGTAGTTTTTGTTTTTTCTATAACAATTCTTTCTTTATTATCGTATAAAATTTATTTGCATTATAATTCTTCTTCCGAACAAGGATTTTACACTTTTTTAAAAATTTTGGGAGTTGTTTTTTCTTATTTGACAATAAAAAGGTTGTTAGAATTCTTGCTTTCTGTGATTTTTAAGATCGATAAAAAGCTAGATTTCTTTTTAGTTTCTAAATCTATTTATTTGTATTCGGTATCCTTTTTTCTACTTATAGCTATTGTTTTAGTAGAATATTCTCAATTAAATACACTTTTTTTAGTCTATTTTTCGGCCCTATTATTTTCCGTTCGTTTTATATTTCATGCGGTCATTAATAAAAAGCTGATTTTTAGCGAGTTGTTTTATTTTATTTTGTACCTTTGCGCCTTCGAAATAGCGCCGCTATTTATACTGTTTAGATTGCTATTTTAA
- a CDS encoding polyprenol monophosphomannose synthase, which yields MSDALVIIPTYNEKENIEVIIRATFNQKKEFHILVVDDNSPDGTSKIVENLILEFPNQLFLEKRIGKSGLGTAYIHGFKWAIAKKYDYIIEMDADFSHNPKDLIRLYKACKKKGADVSVGSRYSQGVNVVNWPMKRILLSYFASKYVRFITRIPVFDTTAGFVCWKRNVLETIQLDKIKFIGYAFQIEMKFKAWKHGFNIKEVSVIFTDRTLGTSKMNGNIISEALFGVIKMKLKGLPK from the coding sequence ATGTCAGACGCGTTAGTCATAATACCTACTTATAACGAAAAAGAAAACATAGAAGTTATTATTAGAGCCACCTTTAACCAAAAAAAAGAGTTTCATATTTTGGTTGTAGATGATAATTCTCCTGATGGAACCTCAAAAATAGTAGAAAACTTAATTTTAGAATTTCCAAATCAACTTTTTTTAGAAAAAAGGATTGGTAAAAGTGGTTTAGGCACCGCTTACATACATGGTTTTAAGTGGGCTATTGCTAAAAAATATGACTATATTATAGAAATGGATGCCGACTTTTCTCACAACCCAAAAGATTTAATTCGCTTATATAAAGCTTGTAAAAAAAAGGGGGCAGATGTATCTGTAGGCTCTAGGTACTCACAAGGAGTGAATGTTGTAAACTGGCCAATGAAAAGAATTCTACTATCTTATTTTGCGTCTAAATACGTGCGTTTTATTACTAGAATCCCGGTTTTTGATACTACTGCAGGTTTTGTCTGCTGGAAAAGAAACGTACTAGAAACCATACAATTAGACAAAATAAAATTTATAGGATATGCTTTTCAAATAGAAATGAAATTTAAAGCATGGAAACATGGTTTTAACATAAAAGAAGTCTCTGTAATTTTTACAGATAGAACCTTAGGAACCTCTAAAATGAATGGAAATATTATTTCTGAGGCTTTGTTTGGCGTGATAAAAATGAAATTAAAAGGGTTACCAAAATAA
- a CDS encoding GNAT family N-acetyltransferase has translation MHKTSIRTANLKDLETLLEFEQGVVAAEKPLDPFLGDGKLSYYNIPELISNKDIYFIVAVSNNQLIASGYLRIENSKQYHKNPKHGYIGFIFVKPAFRGNKISNLILEALKDWAVKKDLKELRLDVYNTNSAAIKSYERFGFTKILVNMKMSI, from the coding sequence ATGCATAAAACTTCTATTAGAACCGCTAATTTAAAAGATTTAGAAACACTATTAGAGTTTGAACAAGGGGTTGTAGCTGCTGAAAAACCTTTAGATCCTTTTTTAGGTGATGGTAAATTGTCTTATTACAATATACCTGAATTAATTTCTAATAAAGACATTTATTTTATTGTAGCTGTTTCTAACAATCAATTAATTGCTTCTGGCTACCTAAGAATAGAAAATTCTAAACAATATCATAAAAACCCAAAACATGGTTATATTGGTTTTATATTTGTAAAACCAGCTTTTAGAGGAAATAAAATTAGCAATTTAATTTTAGAAGCTTTAAAAGATTGGGCGGTAAAAAAAGACTTGAAAGAATTAAGATTAGATGTGTATAACACTAATTCTGCAGCAATAAAATCTTATGAACGCTTTGGTTTTACAAAAATCTTAGTGAACATGAAAATGAGTATTTAA